DNA sequence from the Penicillium psychrofluorescens genome assembly, chromosome: 3 genome:
CTTCCACTATCCGAAACTATCTGTAGCTCTTTTGCCGTCAGCAGGAATGACTTCAGACTTGCATCTATCGACCTTCCCAATTTGGTCAATATTTGGAGAACCAACGATCCCTGTCATCCCCGCTAGTCCTGATAAGATCCCTGCACCTTGGTAACAATCGTTTACAATCCTATGAAGCATATTAATGAAGCGATAAGATAATTGACTTTATACTGTCATCATGTAACCAACCCGCCTGTTGGCTCAGCTACATCCTGCTGCATTGATCTAGCCTGATCCTCAACGAGAATAGGATTCAGCCAGTCATCACGAAGACTTGGGCATATGGAATTTGAGGGTATTCGAAATTGAGACTGGAATAATTGTTTTTGAGGCCATCAACAGCCGCGTTTTTATCTGTCTCTAATGAAGTTGACATGCACTCCGTATCCGTATCCCAATTTCCAACGCCCAAAGGGTATAACTTTACGCATTCTTTCATAGGAATAGGCACCCTATAGTAGGAACTGCCTCTATGTCTCAAAGCCAGCTTCCAAGCTGTCATGAACATCCATCCGTACAAATGCCTTGCGCACCTCGACCTCCCACTGACTCCGAGCCACGATAATCCACTCCAGGAACCCGACCAGATACAGAGCAATACACTGTCCCACCCACAGGCCCTTCAGTCCCCAACCATGAAACGCCAACCATATACCCAGTGGCAGTGCACCGCAATAGTAGCTCACGATATTGACCAGCGCACCGACATGCTGTCTCCCCATTCCACGCAGACTCCCACCACAGCTTCCATTCAGCCCATCGGCAATTTGAAACAGAGCCACATAGGGCAGAACCTCAGCAGTCAGCTTCACAACGCTGGCATCATCGTTGAAGATCTTTGCAAAACGGTCTCGCGTGCCCATCAGCAATGCCAGCACAACTCCGCCAACAACCATACTGAGAACAGCAGACGTATGCGCCGCGCGTGACGCTGCACCGCCATTCCGCAATCCCAGCAGATTACCAACACGAGTAGATGTCGCTACGCCGATACCGAACGGAATCGTGTTGAGCACCTGGTCAGCCGTCATGATGACACTCTGCGCCGCAAGTGGGATCGTGCCCAGTCGACCCGCTGCCAGTGCCACGATCTCAAAGGCCCACCACTCCGTGCCGACGTGCACGAAtccgagaagggcgagccGGGCAAATGTGCCCAGGTTCTGGAACGCCTCTCGCGACCAGCCGCCCCAGCACTCGGATCCGGCGACTAGCTTTGCGTATAGCACCAGCAGCGCGAAGGATATCCAGTAAGAGAGACCGGTGGCAAAGGGGGCGCCTAAGAGGCCGATGTTGAATGTGTAGCAGAATATATAGTTGAGGCCGGCGTTGAGTGGGGAGGTGATCAGGAGGACGTAGGTGCCTGCTCTCATGatgccttttttttttgttcgTTATTAGCAATGTCAATTGATGATCGTTCTCGGTTTCATACCCTGTGCTTGTAGATACTTTTTCATCACCTCGAAATATATATACCCCAGCCCTCCCGGTATAAGACAGGTGAGGAACCTTGCACTATCGCGCGACAACTGGGGATCCTGCccgagaaagagaaacaccGGCTCCGAACATGCCCATAGGATAGCCACTGGGACGTAAAAAAGGCCCAGAACTAAGAACCCGCGCTGGAGCAAGATCCCCAGGTCATGTTTGTTGGAACTCCCTGTGAACGTCGAAGAGGCCAGTGTGTCGAGCGCCGTCGTGCCGCCCAGCCCAATCATCCACGCTGTGACCATGGCGAACATCTGGGAGAATGCGCTGACGGCTAGGTTCTCGGGAGAGGAACGGCCGATAATGATCACGGAGACTGTTTGGAGGCTGTTCTGGAGAGTGTACGCCAGGATTACCGGGGTTGAACTCTTCAGTAACAGCCAGAACtcagagaaaaaaagagcTCTAGAGCTTTGGTTGGTACTCGTGTCATCGTTGTCGTGTTGATTCCATGCCGGATCATGATCTGCGAGCTTGGGGAGTAATGAAGTATGCTCGTCTGGCACCGAGCCACTCGAATCTGTCATGTTGCCTGTGCCGGTAGGTGGAAAGCTATCGCATATGAATATAGATGGACGGACCAAAACCTTTTTCCCCAAGGATATGGATTTCTCCTTTTGTATGTATTAGCGACGACTGCGAAATCGCCAATACTCGGTGGCAGCCAGTCGATGCGGGACTGCCTTGAATACAGCTATGACGGAGGAGATAGTGGGAATCTCGCATATAATCCGCCGTCATGGAACCAAGCCCAAGAATTCGAAGTGAActttttgcttttcctcGGAATATTGCGTAGTTCGTTGTCGACTGACTCCGCTGTCGGAGGGTTGGAGATAACCGAGCTATAGACGTTGTTTTCGCCAATCATCTCCAGCTGATAAGCTTCTGTCGAAATATCCACCCCAATGCCCTATCTTATCTGAGCGCTCATCTTGATCTTCGAGACTTTCCTCTCAGCCGGCCTTCCCTTTTGGGCCATCAACTCATGCTCCGTTTCACAGGCCGTCATTCCTTGCCCTGACATGGATCCTCCATTAGGAAGGCAAGCAGAGCGCTCGGGGCCATACCGACCCAAGAGCCTAGAATCAAGCGGACATGGCAAATGTATATCAGCCTCCGAATTTAGGTAACGAGAGGAGATTGCGTATTGGAAATTGTCGGGTAGGCATCTGTGACGAAGATCAATGCTTCTTGTCCTAGTTCAACCGAACTACATATACCCCAGATACAGACCCTCCTAGGCTATATTCAAGTTCCAGTGCTCTACCCATTCAATTTCTTTTACCAATTGAACCCTTCTCATCTCTTATTGTCTGAAATGTTCTCTTTGACACTGGGCTTTCTTGCCCTATCCACCCTCGCTGTGGCACATGGGGACCACGAACAGATCGCGCTGGGCCCGCACCAGGGACTGTGGTATAACACACTCCCCGGAGACGGAGGCACCCAGGCCGACTCGGTGTTCTCTGGCATCTCAACCTTCGGCCGACTGCCCTATTTCCCATGCCTGTCGAGCGAATCTGAAAGATACGACATTGCGTTCCTAGGAGCTCCCTTTGACACGGGGACTTCGTACAGACCGGGAGCACGGTTCGGACCCAGTGGGATTAGACAAGGTTCTCGCCGCCTCAATCTTTAGTATGTTGTTTCTCCTGTGGCGGGCAGAAGTGCTTACGTCGGGTCACGTCTGGAATCATCAAA
Encoded proteins:
- a CDS encoding uncharacterized protein (ID:PFLUO_005050-T1.cds;~source:funannotate); amino-acid sequence: MRAGTYVLLITSPLNAGLNYIFCYTFNIGLLGAPFATGLSYWISFALLVLYAKLVAGSECWGGWSREAFQNLGTFARLALLGFVHVGTEWWAFEIVALAAGRLGTIPLAAQSVIMTADQVLNTIPFGIGVATSTRVGNLLGLRNGGAASRAAHTSAVLSMVVGGVVLALLMGTRDRFAKIFNDDASVVKLTAEVLPYVALFQIADGLNGSCGGSLRGMGRQHVGALVNIVSYYCGALPLGIWLAFHGWGLKGLWVGQCIALYLVGFLEWIIVARSQWEVEVRKAFVRMDVHDSLEAGFET